The Alnus glutinosa chromosome 7, dhAlnGlut1.1, whole genome shotgun sequence genome includes a region encoding these proteins:
- the LOC133874174 gene encoding uncharacterized protein LOC133874174 — MARTLRNKPGFHLLTRFLNSPSPPHHHCGSRRLLETLAYEEVRASTEKPYNSTAFVLHGLLGSGRNWRSFSRNLASTLSNSSPSSEWRMVLVDLRNHGRSTEIEGLEPPHDMVNAANDLAHLVKAQGWAWPDVVIGHSMGGKVALQFAKSCARGDYGEFVSLPKQLWVLDSVPGEVNPESSDGEVEKVLQTLQSLPSSVPSRKWLVSHMIELGFSKSLSEWIGSNLKKSGEHETWAFNLEGAVQMFNSYREKSYWSLLEHPPKGMDIAIVRAENSDRWDSDVIQRLESLANRGGDGDGSEGKFSIHVLPNSGHWVHADNPKGLLEIIAPKLASLRPNSS, encoded by the exons ATGGCAAGAACTCTGAGGAACAAACCGGGTTTCCATCTCCTGACTCGGTTCCTGAACTCACCGAGTCCACCTCATCATCATTGTGGAAGCAGAAGATTGCTGGAAACCCTAGCGTATGAAGAGGTCCGAGCTTCAACAGAGAAGCCGTACAACTCAACAGCCTTTGTTCTTCATGGCCTCTTGGGTTCTGGCAGAAATTGGAGATCTTTCTCTCGAAACCTCGCTTCCACCCTCTCCAATTCCTCTCCTTCCTCtg AATGGAGGATGGTGCTTGTGGATTTGAGGAACCATGGAAGATCAACTGAAATAGAAGGCCTAGAACCACCTCATGACATGGTCAACGCGGCCAATGATTTGGCTCATTTAGTGAAGGCTCAAGGTTGGGCTTGGCCTGATGTTGTTATAGGCCACTCCATGGGTGGTAAGGTTGCGCTTCAGTTTGCGAAGAGCTGTGCTCGTGGCGACTATGGTGAATTTGTTTCATTGCCCAAACAG CTGTGGGTACTGGACTCCGTCCCTGGAGAGGTGAACCCTGAAAGCAGTGATGGAGAAGTTGAGAAGGTGTTGCAGACCTTACAGAGCTTACCTTCATCAGTCCCATCACGAAA GTGGCTTGTGAGTCATATGATTGAACTTGGGTTCTCAAAGTCATTGTCGGAATGGATAGGCAGCAACCTCAAGAAATCAGGAGAGCATGAGACATGGGCATTTAATCTTGAAGGTGCTGTGCAAATGTTCAATTCATACAG GGAGAAGTCTTATTGGTCTCTTTTGGAGCATCCACCAAAAGGTATGGATATAGCAATCGTGCGTGCAGAGAACAGTGACAGGTGGGACTCAGATGTGATCCAGCGGCTGGAAAGCCTTGCCAATCGGGGAGGAGATGGAGATGGGTCTGAGGGAAAGTTTTCTATTCACGTGCTTCCCAATTCAGGCCACTGGGTTCACGCGGACAATCCAAAGGGGCTTTTAGAGATAATTGCTCCAAAGCTTGCATCTCTTAGACCTAATAGTAGTTGA
- the LOC133872987 gene encoding protein ORANGE-LIKE, chloroplastic produces the protein MSTLSLRSHFLSPTSPPKLDSSKTLIFFTSFNENANRFAFFKGTSTRPRIVCSSSSKDASSDNNPSNFCIIEGPETVQDFVQMQLREIQNNIRSRRNKIFLLMEEVRRLRVQERIKGVKGIEESGEEEADEMPEMPSTIPFLPHLTPKTMKQLYLTSLSFIAGIIAFGGLIAPTLELKLGLGGTSYEDFIRSMHLPLQLSQVDPIVASFSGGAVGVISALMLIEANNVEQQEKKRCKYCHGTGYLACARCSTSGVCLSIDPLSVSTASDRPLRVPTTKRCPNCSGAGKVMCPTCLCTGMLMASEHDPRIDPFD, from the exons ATgtctactctctctctccgcTCTCATTTCCTCTCGCCAACCTCTCCTCCAAAGCTCGATTcctccaaaaccctaattttttttacctctTTCAATGAAAACGCGAACCGTTTCGCTTTCTTCAAAGGCACCTCCACACGCCCTCGAATCgtctgttcttcttcttcgaagGACGCCTCTAGCGATAACAACCCgag CAACTTTTGCATCATAGAAGGACCGGAAACCGTCCAGGATTTTGTTCAGATGCAGCTGCGGGAAATCCAAAATAACATAAGGAGTAGACGCAATAAGATCTTTCTCCTCATGGAAGAG GTAAGGAGATTACGGGTGCAAGAGCGCATCAAGGGTGTGAAAGGTATTGAAGAGAGTGGTGAGGAAGAAGCTGATGAGATGCCCGAAATGCCGTCGACTATTCCTTTCCTCCCTCATTTG ACACCAAAGACGATGAAGCAGCTGTACTTGACTAGCTTGTCATTTATAGCTGGGATAATTGCATTCGGGGGCCTTATTGCTCCAACA CTGGAGTTAAAATTAGGTTTAGGTGGCACCTCATATGAAGATTTCATACGCAGCATGCATTTGCCTTTGCAGCTAAG CCAGGTTGATCCCATTGTGGCATCTTTTTCGGGTGGGGCTGTGGGTGTCATTTCAGCTCTGATGTTAATTGAAGCTAACAATGTGGAgcaacaagagaagaaaagatgcaAATATTGCCATGGAACTG GTTATTTGGCCTGTGCTCGATGTTCTACAAGCGGTGTATGCCTGAGCATTGATCCTCTTTCAGTATCCACCGCTTCTGATCGCCCTCTGCGAGTGCCGACAACGAAGAGGTGTCCAAACTGCTCCGGTGCAGGAAAG GTGATGTGCCCGACATGCCTGTGCACTGGGATGTTGATGGCTAGCGAACATGACCCACGAATAGATCCGTTTGACTGA
- the LOC133872644 gene encoding uncharacterized protein LOC133872644: MKKQAELMRRLGDGEEGGYDAIVVGSGYGGSVAACRMSMAGIKVCLIEKGRRWEAQDFPTDSLKIMSAVRMENQNLGVSFGPKDALFQVHEQNDSLAAVACGLGGGSLVNAGVTVPTPVRARRNPKWPKEWERDWENCEASAAAMLRIQSVPVKFPVAKVLGEILADGQIEKSFETSSLQLSMNFGLEEPQSNINPCLACGNCLAGCPYNAKSSTDKNYLVSAIQALFSSYHLICGWHGHPVPIEALGVVAGLWQPLAGCHVITECQVQYVVKKPYEIYEEEGIIGRKRRRWHVYLNEIDCITADFVVLSAGVLGTAEILFRSQMRGLKLSDALGSGFSCNGNNVAYLAGSPAPMSAYGLNRKQLSNIPFQERPGPSISSSYTSSLGFTIQSAILPTAYPYLLFKGIVTYGWPAGSWFFHGIVDKIKHIAGFKASQAMILNVMGYDDSDGKITFDKDMNRICFSPPHDPLLPRKINAFQKLTKKLGGILFMSRYRSTSVHLLGGCNASSDRLCGVCNPSGQVFDPEGTAIVHAGLYVCDASLIPCSVGINPSLTIATVAECVSRHLVRDVLKHKSNNGIEIPVKTVHQDPHDSITDKSIKSDWRSMVTFNETMEGYVGGMPCIAYLKVKMNSQDHQGPGEWKCHPLLRGKVGGYVEFKAIEKDNLHIIDGEINLCKAECRTPYTQYMHYHLLLAASSGSRYILEGRKIMNPYLFGLYAWRETTTLHVTFKKVIENNSREDMVNLKGELCISMVQLLKSILSLGGNERGRFIGHLLHTLLRTYFLQIPRGSQADYTLSDSHVKPYPSSTLHEIKTEDGCFISCRQWKCTQNPSRLEGPKLLNPVLLLNGHSAESYWLPTEPNDLVRTLLEEGHETWLLQPRLHPLNPSKDFTIEDIGRFDVPAAINKILELHGQHTVIHVVAHCVGGLAIHIALMGGHVSATHIASLSCTNSSMFFKLNASSMFKMWLPLVPLSMVILGKNNILPLLETSKCSFRHRLLKMIACLIPRYERCTCNECEVFCGIFGSAFWHGNVSPSMHYWLNKESTLTRLPMAAFPHIRKICKAGFIVDSNGYNKYLIHPERMALPTLYISGGRSLLVTPKTSFLANKYMKLNQPGFRHERVVVEGFGHSDLLIGEESDKKVFPHILSHIRSAEEGNGVTGAPGRKYTKEAALESEDDPYEEYGGFDSWFSPLVVVLLFFLLFLVLV; encoded by the exons atgaagaaacaAGCAGAGTTAATGAGAAGGCTTggagatggagaagaaggtggttATGATGCTATTGTTGTGGGGTCTGGATATGGTGGTTCTGTTGCTGCTTGTCGGATGTCAATGGCGGGAATAAAGGTATGTTTGATTGAGAAAGGCCGGAGATGGGAAGCTCAGGATTTTCCAACTGACAGCTTGAAGATCATGTCTGCTGTGAGGATGGAGAACCAGAACTTAGGTGTCAGCTTTGGCCCAAAAGATGCTTTATTCCAG gtACATGAACAAAATGATTCTCTAGCAGCAGTGGCATGCGGGCTTGGTGGAGGTTCACTTGTGAATGCAGGAGTGACGGTGCCAACCCCAGTTCGAGCCAGAAGGAATCCGAAGTGGCCAAAGGAATGGGAAAGGGATTGGGAAAATTGTGAAGCTTCTGCCGCAGCCATGCTGAGAATACAAAGTGTTCCTGTCAAGTTTCCTGTTGCCAAAGTCTTGGGAGAAATATTAGCCGATGGACagattgaaaaaagttttgagacGTCTTCATTGCAGCTAAGCATGAATTTTGGTCTTGAAGAGCCTCAAAGCAATATTAATCCCTGCTTAGCCTGTGGAAACTGTCTTGCTGGATGTCCTTATAATGCCAAAAGTTCTACTGACAAAAACTATTTAGTTTCGGCAATCCAGGCATTATTTTCTAGCTatcatttaattt GTGGCTGGCATGGCCACCCGGTACCAATAGAAGCTCTAGGGGTGGTTGCGGGCTTGTGGCAACCACTG GCAGGATGTCATGTAATAACAGAATGTCAAGTTCAATATGTGGTTAAAAAACCATATGAAATTTACGAAGAAGAAGGCATAATTGgcagaaagagaagaagatggCATGTTTACTTGAATGAGATTGACTGCATAACTGCTGATTTTGTAGTCCTTTCAG CGGGAGTTTTGGGCACAGCTGAGATACTTTTCCGGTCACAAATGAGAGGATTGAAACTTTCAGATGCACTTGGGTCTGGATTCAGCTGTAATGGGAATAATGTGGCTTATCTTGCTGGAAGCCCAGCACCCATGAGTGCTTACGGATTAAACCGAAAGCAACTCTCAAACATACCTTTTCAAGAACGGCCGGGGCCATCCATCTCTTCATCTTATACATCTTCATTGGGATTCACAATCCAG AGTGCTATACTTCCAACAGCTTATCCTTACTTGCTGTTCAAAGGGATCGTAACTTATGGTTGGCCAGCTGGATCCTGGTTCTTTCATGGGATAGTTGACAAGATAAAACACATTGCAGGTTTTAAAGCAAGCCAAGCAATGATTCTCAATGTAATGGGATATGATGACAGTGATGGGAAAATTACATTTGATAAGGACATGAATAGAATCTGCTTTAGTCCACCTCACGATCCTTTACTCCCAAGGAAAATCAATGCCTTTCAGAAGCTCACTAAGAAATTAGGAGGAATACTCTTCATGTCAAGGTACCGAAGCACATCAGTTCATCTTTTAGGTGGGTGCAATGCATCGTCCGATCGTTTATGTGGTGTTTGTAATCCGAGTGGTCAGGTTTTTGACCCAGAAGGTACCGCCATTGTACACGCCGGCCTCTATGTCTGCGATGCCTCTTTAATCCCGTGTTCTGTTGGCATAAACCCATCTCTTACTATTGCAACTGTGGCTGAGTGCGTAAGTAGGCACCTTGTGAGGGATGTTCTTAAGCACAAGAGCAATAACGGTATTGAAATTCCTGTTAAAACTGTTCATCAAGATCCACATGATTCGATCACTGATAAGAGTATAAAGAGTGATTGGAGATCGATGGTCACTTTTAATGAAACCATGGAGGGTTATGTAGGCGGTATGCCATGCATAGCTTATCTGAAAGTGAAGATGAACTCTCAAGATCATCAGGGCCCGGGTGAGTGGAAATGTCATCCTCTTTTAAGAGGGAAAGTTGGTGGATATGTGGAATTTAAAGCCATTGAGAAGGATAATTTACATATAATAGATGGGGAAATAAATTTGTGTAAAGCAGAATGCAGAACTCCTTACACACAGTATATGCATTATCATCTTCTCCTTGCAGCTTCTTCTGGTTCGAG ATATATTCTTGAGGGAAGGAAGATAATGAATCCTTATCTCTTTGGATTATATGCTTGGAGGGAGACAACAACACTGCATGTGacatttaaaaaagttattgagAACAATTCAAGGGAAGACATGGTGAATCTAAAAGGCGAGCTTTGTATCTCCATGGTACAGCTTTTGAAGAGCATCTTAAGTCTTGGAGGAAACGAGAGAGGGAGGTTCATAGGTCATCTATTACACACTCTCCTAAGAACCTATTTTTTACAGATACCGCGAGGGAGTCAAGCGGACTACACCCTATCAGATTCGCATGTTAAACCTTATCCAAGCAGCACCCTCCATGAAATAAAAACAG AAGATGGATGTTTTATCAGTTGCAGGCAATGGAAATGCACCCAAAATCCATCGAGGCTTGAAGGACCAAAACTACTAAATCCAGTTCTCCTGCTTAATGGTCATTCTGCTGAGAGTTACTGGTTGCCAACAGAACCAAATGATTTAGTCAGAACTTTACTAGAAGAAGGGCATGAAACATGGCTACTGCAACCAAGGTTGCACCCTTTGAATCCTTCAAAGGACTTCACAATTGAAGATATTGGAAGATTTGATGTCCCAGCTG CAATAAATAAGATCCTTGAATTGCATGGGCAGCATACAGTAATACATGTAGTTGCACATTGTGTTGGAGGCTTAGCCATACATATAGCTCTAATGGGGGGGCATGTGTCTGCAACCCATATAGCTTCCCTGTCTTGCACCAATTCTTCAATGTTCTTCAAGCTTAACGCTTCATCAATGTTCAAAATGTGGCTTCCTCTGGTCccg CTTTCCATGGTTATACTAGGCAAGAACAATATCTTGCCTCTGTTGGAAACATCAAAGTGCAGTTTCCGTCATCGGCTCTTGAAAATGATTGCTTGTTTGATACCACGCTATGAGAGATGCACCTGCAACGAATGTGAGGTTTTTTGTGGTATATTTGGAAGCGCATTCTGGCATGGAAATGTAAGCCCCAGCATGCACTACTGGTTAAACAAAGAGAGTACTTTGACAAGGCTTCCCATGGCAGCATTTCCCCACATTCGAAAAATATGCAAAGCCGGTTTCATTGTGGACAGCAATGGCTACAACAAATATTTGATACATCCTGAGAGAATGGCGCTCCCTACGCTTTATATTTCCGGTGGACGGAGTCTCCTTGTGACTCCAAAAACTTCTTTTCTTGCTAACAAGTACATGAAGTTAAACCAGCCTGGCTTTAGACATGAGAGAGTTGTTGTGGAGGGTTTTGGGCATTCGGACCTTTTGATTGGAGAAGAGTCTGATAAGAAGGTTTTTCCTCACATTTTGTCTCATATCAGATCAGCTGAAGAAGGAAATGGTGTAACTGGCGCTCCAGGAAGGAAGTACACTAAAGAGGCAGCCTTGGAGTCGGAAGATGATCCATATGAAGAATATGGAGGGTTTGACAGTTGGTTTTCTCCTTTagttgttgttttgttgtttttcttgttgtttCTCGTGTTAGTTTAA